A single genomic interval of Spinacia oleracea cultivar Varoflay chromosome 6, BTI_SOV_V1, whole genome shotgun sequence harbors:
- the LOC110786561 gene encoding U-box domain-containing protein 8 codes for MSKSKTKTPKNPSTTTPLSPLTREKMATELPEYFKCPISLDIMSDPVILSSGHTFDRSSIQRWIDSGHRTCPITKLPLPDTPSLIPNHALRSLISNYAPAFSTANHQLSPTRSDSESDSLSQLASLISTLTSRASNAEQKAEALGRITALSKSNPVFRSRLTESGAVSAVLRCVDSGDGGAGLQEKALSLLLSLSLDSDDNKVGLVAEGAVARIITALAGPAAATAATVLTSLAVVEVNKATIGAHPGAVRCLVQLLRTGRGRERKEAATALFTLCSFPENRRRTVDCGAVPILIRMAKSGLERAVEVIGLLAKCKEGREEIVKCEGVVEILVDYVKNGSSRGVQYGLLTLNLICCCSERVKKLVKNEGVLEICLGLIQDDNEKIHRVASNLAKVLQEK; via the coding sequence atgtCGAAATCCAAAACCAAAACCCCAAAAAACCCCTCCACTACAACTCCTTTATCTCCTCTTACCAGAGAGAAAATGGCAACCGAGCTTCCTGAGTATTTCAAGTGCCCCATTTCTCTCGATATCATGTCCGACCCGGTTATCCTCTCTTCGGGTCACACCTTTGATCGGAGCTCCATTCAGCGCTGGATTGACTCCGGCCACCGCACCTGTCCAATTACCAAACTACCCCTTCCCGACACCCCTTCTCTAATCCCCAACCACGCCCTCCGCAGCCTCATTTCCAATTACGCTCCCGCCTTCTCCACCGCCAACCACCAACTCTCCCCAACTCGGTCTGACTCGGAGTCCGACTCACTGAGTCAACTCGCTTCTCTTATATCCACCCTCACATCCCGCGCCTCCAACGCTGAGCAGAAGGCGGAGGCTTTAGGTAGGATAACCGCGCTGTCGAAGTCAAACCCGGTGTTCCGCAGCCGACTCACCGAGTCGGGTGCGGTTTCAGCCGTTCTCCGCTGTGTGGACTCGGGTGACGGCGGCGCGGGTCTGCAGGAGAAGGCGTTGTCGCTCCTACTCAGCCTCAGCCTTGACTCAGATGACAACAAGGTGGGGTTGGTGGCGGAGGGAGCTGTGGCAAGGATCATCACCGCACTAGCGGGCCCCGCTGCCGCGACGGCGGCAACGGTGCTCACCAGCCTCGCAGTGGTGGAGGTGAATAAGGCGACCATCGGGGCACACCCGGGAGCGGTGAGGTGCCTTGTTCAACTCCTCCGCACAGGGAGAGGAAGAGAGAGGAAAGAGGCCGCTACCGCCCTCTTCACTCTATGTTCCTTCCCGGAGAACCGCCGCAGGACGGTGGATTGCGGGGCGGTCCCGATTCTGATCAGGATGGCGAAATCGGGGCTCGAAAGGGCGGTCGAGGTTATAGGATTATTGGCGAAATGTAAAGAAGGGAGGGAGGAGATAGTGAAGTGTGAAGGGGTGGTAGAGATATTGGTAGATTATGTAAAGAATGGGAGTTCAAGAGGTGTTCAATATGGATTATTGAcattgaatttgatttgttgttgtagTGAAAGAGTGAAGAAATTAGTGAAAAATGAAGGGGTTTTGGAGATTTGTTTGGGATTAATTCAAGATGATAATGAGAAGATTCATAGGGTTGCTTCCAATTTGGCCAAGGTTTTGCAAGAGAAGTAG